In Geotalea uraniireducens, one genomic interval encodes:
- a CDS encoding helix-turn-helix transcriptional regulator gives MGTDGKILSRREVAALLGVGASTIRRLELAGELPPRVQVSPRRIGYFSSEIEKFLKQLPRVGKGGVR, from the coding sequence TTGGGAACAGATGGGAAAATTTTAAGTCGCAGGGAGGTTGCCGCCTTGCTGGGAGTCGGGGCGTCGACTATACGGCGGCTCGAACTTGCTGGCGAATTGCCTCCGCGGGTCCAGGTAAGCCCTCGGAGGATCGGGTATTTCTCAAGCGAGATTGAGAAATTTTTGAAGCAGCTTCCCCGTGTTGGGAAAGGAGGAGTGCGGTGA